Proteins encoded by one window of Rutidosis leptorrhynchoides isolate AG116_Rl617_1_P2 chromosome 7, CSIRO_AGI_Rlap_v1, whole genome shotgun sequence:
- the LOC139857887 gene encoding uncharacterized mitochondrial protein AtMg00810-like produces the protein MATPMATNVKLTLEGEGEPFDSTKYRGMIGSLLYLMASRPDIMFSVCLCARFQENPKTSHVEAVKRVFRYLKGTMHLGLWYPKFTGVDIMCFTDSDHGGSMIDRKSTSGVCAFVGLCLTSWFSKKQTSVALSTTEAEYVAMGRACAQVL, from the coding sequence atGGCAACTCCGATGGCAACAAATGTAAAACTTACTTTGGAAGGGGAAGGAGAACCGTTCGATAGTACAAAATATAGGGGAATGATTGGATCCCTTCTATACTTAATGGCAAGTCGGCCCGATATCATGTTTAGTGTGTGCCTGTGTGCAAGATTTCAAGAAAATCCAAAGACATCACATGTTGAGGCTGTCAAAAGAGTCTTTAGATACTTAAAAGGGACAATGCATCTTGGGTTATGGTATCCAAAGTTCACCGGAGTTGATATTATGTGCTTTACGGATTCCGATCACGGAGGATCAAtgattgatagaaaaagcacaagtGGAGTATGCGCATTCGTGGGTCTTTGCTTAACATCATGGTTCTCGAAGAAGCAAACGTCCGTTGCATTGTCTACCACCGAAGCAGAATATGTGGCTATGGGAAGAGCATGCGCTCAAGTGTTATAG